CTATCACGCGGTCATCTTTTCGTCGCAGCTTGGGCCGGAACAGGCGGGCTATGGCGAAATGGCGGATCTTCTGGCCGATCTGGCCGCCAAGCAGCCGGGCTATATCGGGGCCGAGTCGCTGCGCGACAGCCACGGCTATGGCATTACGATCAGCTATTGGCGCGATGCCGAAGCGGTGCGCGGCTGGAAGCAGGTCTCGACCCACCTGATGGCGCAGAAACTGGGCAAGACCCGCTGGTATGATCATTATACCCTGCGCGTGGCCTGCATCGAACGCCAGTATGAGGGCCCCGACGGACGGTAACGCCCCGCAATCGCCTTGCGCGGTTGAC
The sequence above is drawn from the Thioclava sp. GXIMD4216 genome and encodes:
- a CDS encoding antibiotic biosynthesis monooxygenase is translated as MSRFAPLPDPPYHAVIFSSQLGPEQAGYGEMADLLADLAAKQPGYIGAESLRDSHGYGITISYWRDAEAVRGWKQVSTHLMAQKLGKTRWYDHYTLRVACIERQYEGPDGR